A section of the Tumebacillus amylolyticus genome encodes:
- a CDS encoding O-methyltransferase yields MIDLQVVEYLRSLVPERDELLQELERRAEELFIPILDLETMGFLRVFLAIAKPLRILEVGSAIGYSAIVMARATGAQITTIERDPERAQEARHNLARAGLTERVELLEGDALDIIPTLGMYDLIFLDAAKGQYPRFLELLHPHLKPGGVLLSDNVLFQGLVSGDPEVKHKLRTMINRLREYNVLLTQHPEYETSILPVGDGLAVSVRAGS; encoded by the coding sequence ATGATTGATCTGCAAGTGGTGGAATACCTGCGCAGTCTCGTGCCGGAACGGGACGAGTTGTTGCAAGAACTGGAGCGTCGGGCGGAGGAATTGTTCATCCCGATCTTGGACTTGGAGACGATGGGATTCCTGCGGGTGTTTCTCGCGATTGCCAAGCCCCTGCGTATCCTCGAAGTCGGTTCGGCGATCGGATACTCTGCCATCGTCATGGCACGGGCGACCGGGGCTCAGATCACGACCATCGAGCGCGACCCGGAACGTGCGCAAGAAGCGCGCCACAACCTCGCACGCGCCGGTCTGACCGAGCGGGTGGAATTGCTCGAAGGAGATGCGTTGGACATCATCCCGACGCTTGGGATGTATGACTTGATTTTTCTCGATGCGGCGAAGGGGCAGTATCCCCGGTTCTTAGAATTGTTGCATCCGCACTTGAAGCCGGGTGGGGTCTTGCTGTCTGACAACGTGCTGTTTCAAGGGTTGGTCAGCGGAGATCCGGAGGTCAAGCACAAGCTGCGCACGATGATCAACCGCTTGCGTGAATACAATGTGTTGCTCACACAGCACCCCGAGTATGAGACGTCGATCCTCCCCGTGGGGGACGGGCTCGCGGTGAGTGTGAGGGCTGGAAGTTGA